A stretch of Garra rufa chromosome 11, GarRuf1.0, whole genome shotgun sequence DNA encodes these proteins:
- the neto2b gene encoding neuropilin and tolloid-like protein 2: protein MKSVAEPFGLTSCRLKCRQQTILRGQKCSVNVEMHEALVLLILIEEGFALAQKTQALPENVAVEDKKPAHCGTLVQTANGGSFSSPNYPNTYPPNKECIYILEAHPRKRIQLIFNDIYYIEPSFECRFDNIEIRDGPFVFSPLIDRFCGAKSPGIVTSSGRFMWIRFSSDEELEGLGFRVEYSYTADPDFHLHIGGLLNPIPDCQFEMSGSDGIIRSSQVEEENKVKSGEAVDCIWTIRAPPMSKIYLRFLDYQLENSNECKKNFVAIYEGSNAIEDLKAKFCSTVANDITLDNAVGVIRMWADETSKLSRFRMLFTVFAEPPCLANTFFCHSNMCINNTLVCNGVQNCVFPWDENNCKEKKSKSFFQHMSKTHSTVIGVASGVVLLLLIISVFIQMKQPRKKVLSRKGLFSAADMQEVLEPPQYELFSMREAELPEDLSEELETLQKLRRSSSVSRCVHEHHCGAPSSASSIVMTSRAHHLSHGSDEMSTVVGARGWGSYHGRRSSSRSHPFTHDPRAHAYSAQSLREALEDEELGLEGRVMEEIGYNDFITRGRNVVMVRNHSNPVQQRSLSMDF from the exons ATGAAATCTGTTGCAGAGCCGTTTGGTCTAACTTCATGTCGCTTAAAATGTAGACAGCAAACAATCTTACGAGGGCAGAAGTGTTCAGTGAACGTGGAAATGCATGAGG CCTTGGTTCTGCTTATCCTGATAGAGGAGGGTTTCGCACTGGCACAGAAAACTCAAG CTTTGCCGGAGAATGTGGCTGTCGAGGATAAGAAACCCGCTCACTGTGGAACTTTGGTCCAGACTGCAAATGGAGGATCGTTCAGTTCTCCAAACTACCCCAACACTTACCCACCAAACAAGGAGTGCATCTACATACTGGAAG CTCATCCACGGAAGAGAATCCAGCTCATCTTCAATGACATCTACTACATCGAGCCATCCTTTGAGTGCCGCTTTGATAACATTGAAATCCGTGATGGTCCATTTGTTTTCTCTCCGTTGATTGATCGCTTCTGCGGGGCAAAGAGTCCAGGAATTGTCACCTCTTCTGGTCGCTTCATGTGGATCAGGTTTTCCAGCGATGAGGAGTTGGAAGGACTGGGCTTCAGGGTGGAGTATTCATATACTGCAG ATCCTGACTTTCATCTCCATATCGGGGGACTCTTGAACCCCATTCCAG ACTGTCAGTTTGAAATGTCTGGATCAGATGGTATAATCAGATCCAGTCAAGTTGAGGAGGAAAACAAAGTTAAATCAGGGGAAGCAGTGGACTGCATTTGGACCATACGAGCTCCACCGATGTCTAAG ATCTATCTCCGCTTTCTGGACTATCAGTTGGAGAACTCAAACGAGTGTAAGAAGAACTTTGTTGCGATCTATGAAGGCAGTAATGCCATTGAAGATCTAAAGGCCAAGTTCTGCAGCACCGTTGCCAACGACATCACGCTTGACAACGCTGTAGGTGTGATCCGAATGTGGGCCGACGAGACCAGCAAACTGAGCCGCTTCCGTATGCTCTTCACAGTCTTTGCTGAAC CTCCATGTTTGGCCAACACATTCTTCTGTCACAGCAACATGTGCATCAACAACACTCTGGTTTGTAATGGTGTTCAGAACTGTGTGTTTCCCTGGGACGAGAACAACTGCAAAG AAAAGAAGTCCAAAAGTTTCTTCCAACACATGAGTAAAACTCATAGCACTGTGATAGGAGTGGCGTCTGGTGTGGTCTTGCTTCTTCTCATCATATCTGTATTTATACAGATGAAGCAGCCGAGAAAGAAG GTTTTGAGCCGTAAGGGTTTGTTCAGCGCTGCAGACATGCAGGAGGTGCTGGAGCCTCCCCAGTATGAGCTGTTCTCCATGCGTGAAGCGGAGCTCCCAGAGGATCTGTCAGAGGAGCTGGAGACTCTGCAAAAGCTCCGCCGCTCCTCCAGCGTATCCCGCTGCGTCCACGAGCATCACTGTGGCGCTCCGAGCAGCGCCTCCTCCATCGTCATGACAAGCAGAGCACATCATCTCTCACACGGCTCTGATGAGATGAGCACGGTTGTTGGCGCCAGAGGCTGGGGCAGTTACCACGGACGTAGGAGCAGCTCACGCTCGCACCCTTTCACGCACGACCCACGCGCTCACGCCTACAGCGCGCAGAGTCTGAGAGAGGCGTTGGAAGATGAGGAGCTGGGGCTGGAGGGACGGGTGATGGAGGAGATCGGGTACAATGATTTTATCACTCGTGGACGCAACGTCGTGATGGTACGTAATCATTCCAACCCTGTCCAACAGCGCTCCCTCTCTATGGACTTCTGA
- the LOC141345947 gene encoding uncharacterized protein, with protein MGAKLSRKKSEAGIGAETIGPAVQEIGTAEDSPVAKNAEQKCSEGEVQEDTKPAEEKTIGEPGSPTSVLQSLTQAVGGTVNAVTEQIAAPVEDVINKGIEAMESALASVSLIEKEPVASEKDPEPVVDLANSDVPQEPSLLDDLLKSPISEALISGVNMVSEAITSGKVEDKISNPGSAENKDLLDSLDKVEMPSVDLLDCELTHESTIPNSDPSFTLEDVGQNAVDAVNLI; from the coding sequence ATGGGAGCGAAGCTCAGTCGGAAGAAGAGTGAAGCGGGGATAGGAGCAGAGACAATAGGTCCAGCTGTACAAGAGATTGGAACAGCTGAGGATTCACCTGTGGCTAAAAATGCAGAGCAGAAATGTTCTGAAGGCGAGGTTCAAGAAGACACTAAGCCTGCAGAAGAGAAGACCATCGGTGAGCCTGGCTCTCCAACCAGCGTTCTGCAGAGCCTTACACAAGCTGTAGGAGGAACGGTCAACGCAGTCACTGAACAGATAGCTGCACCAGTGGAAGATGTTATAAACAAAGGTATTGAGGCAATGGAGTCCGCGTTGGCATCCGTCAGCCTGATTGAGAAGGAACCCGTTGCTTCAGAGAAAGATCCTGAACCTGTGGTAGATCTTGCCAATTCTGATGTTCCCCAAGAACCCAGCCTCTTGGATGACCTCCTGAAATCTCCAATTTCAGAAGCCCTCATTTCTGGAGTCAATATGGTGAGTGAAGCCATAACCAGCGGGAAAGTGGAAGACAAAATTAGTAATCCTGGATCAGCCGAGAACAAGGATTTGTTGGATAGTCTGGATAAGGTAGAGATGCCCTCAGTGGACCTTCTGGACTGTGAACTGACCCATGAATCCACAATCCCTAACTCGGATCCATCATTCACTTTGGAAGATGTGGGACAGAATGCTGTTGATGCAGTCAACCTTATATAA